Proteins from one Penicillium digitatum chromosome 2, complete sequence genomic window:
- a CDS encoding Putative DUF domain protein, with the protein MSTVTQVGGVCAPFNPLINPVNSKPVLVEDHIESQQHIFLSRPYFGALLFENSSSDARDHCANERTFLSWLRLSMYLAVVSLAIIISFHFREKPTGLERRMALPLGIIFWLLSLTCLANGFANYSRTVKKYARKAALVQSGWKTQVVFTVVGTVILGSCILFLSTDPAQ; encoded by the exons ATGTCTACGGTGACACAAGTTGGAGGTGTTTGTGCTCCCTTCAACCCTTTGATCAATCCGGTAAATTCTAAGCCAGTCCTTGTGGAAGA TCACATCGAGTCTCAACAGCACATCTTCCTCTCACGTCCTTACTTCGGCGCACTCCTATTTGAAAACAGCTCTTCCGACGCCCGCGACCACTGCGCCAACGAGCGGACTTTCCTTTCATGGCTCCGTCTGTCCATGTATTTGGCCGTTGTGTCGCTGgccatcatcatctcctTTCATTTCCGCGAAAAACCCACTGGCCTTGAGAGACGCATGGCCTTACCTCTCGGGATAATTTTTTGGCTTCTGAGTTTAACCTGTTTGGCTAATGGGTTTGCGAATTACTCGCGCACGGTCAAGAAGTACGCGCGTAAGGCGGCTTTGGTGCAGAGTGGTTGGAAAACGCAGGTTGTCTTCACGGTGGTTGGGACGGTGATTTTGGGCAGTTGCATTTTGTTTTTGTCCACGGATCCAGCGCAGTAA
- a CDS encoding Multi antimicrobial extrusion protein, with amino-acid sequence MARNIRSVDSAEHQSPFSRSFTPSSPIAASAIARDLANYSDEHQTPTDEASDTSTARPLGSYTSTNPRSLAGSYRRPSCFTSVSHGTVVPWTGEQQALSQSEREQVIEEERRLLSDNHVIAPERAHGKSHGLQRKMSGLLSAAISQGSQSRRPSGSSRRSRSRDPGTDGASEITALLEGGSVDAEDSEMDLEEIDRKWEEAVAAGLIQTTWQREAKVIIKYSLPLMVTFLLQYSLTVASIFTIGHLGKEELGAVSLASMTVTITGNAVFSGLSTSLDTLCAQAYGSGKRKLVGLQMLRMIYFLWLITIPIMVLWYFSEHILAKIVPEKEVAKMAGQYLRIALLGTPAFALFESGKRYLQAQGVFSASLYVLIFCAPLNAFLNWFLVWKLQWGFIGAPIAVVITENLLPLCLFTYVYFFVGSECWCGFTRRAFQNWGPMIRLALPGLIMVEAECLAFEILTLASSYLGTSALAAQSILATISSITWQIPFPLSIAGSTRIANLIGATLVDAAKTTAKVSFWGAAIVGMFNMILLSALRSHIPRLFSSDPEVVEIVAQVLPLCAAFQLFDALAANCNGILRGLGRQEVGGYIQLFFYYVIAMPLSMGTTFALNWGVMGLWTGVALALALVSLTEAIFISRADWNRSVEEALKRNELT; translated from the exons ATGGCCCGAAACATCCGCTCTGTGGATTCCGCCGAGCATCAAAGCCCATTTAGCCGGTCCTTTACACCCAGCTCGCCTATTGCCGCCTCAGCGATTGCACGAGATCTCGCCAACTACAGCGATGAGCATCAAACCCCCACGGATGAAGCTTCTGACACTTCAACGGCTCGCCCGCTCGGCAGCTATACCAGTACCAACCCCCGCTCTTTGGCTGGTTCATATCGCCGTCCTAGTTGCTTCACGTCTGTCAGTCATGGGACTGTAGTTCCCTGGACTGGGGAACAGCAAGCCCTATCTCAGAGCGAACGCGAGCAAGTCATCGAAGAAGAACGACGCCTATTGAGCGATAATCATGTTATCGCGCCCGAACGTGCGCATGGCAAATCCCACGGGCTGCAGCGTAAGATGAGCGGCTTGCTATCCGCTGCTATCAGCCAAGGATCTCAGTCTCGACGACCAAGTGGATCTTCTCGACGCTCTAGAAGCAGGGATCCCGGGACGGATGGGGCAAGCGAAATCACTGCTCTGCTTGAAGGGGGGTCGGTGGATGCCGAGGACAGTGAGATGGACTTGGAGGAGATTGACCGAAAATGGGAAGAAGCTGTCGCCGCCGGTTTGATTCAGACGACATGGCAGCGCGAAGCAAAGGTCATTATAAAATATTCGTTGCCGCTCATGGTCACTTTCTTGCTGCAGTATTCTTTGACTGTGGCTAGTATTTTCACCATTGGCCATCTGGGTAAGGAAGAGCTTGGGGCTGTCAGTCTGGCAAGTATGACTGTGACCATTACTGGGAATGCGGTGTTCTCGGGTCTATCGACGAGTTTAGATACGCTTTGTGCTCAGGCCTATGGTTCTGGGAAGAGAAAGTTGGTGGGACTGCAGATGCTGCGTATGATTTATTTCCTTTGGCTTATCACCATTCCAATCATGGTTCTCTGGTATTTCTCGGAGCACATCCTTGCCAAGATTGTGCCGGAGAAGGAGGTTGCTAAGATGGCAGGTCAGTATTTAAGAATTGCTCTCTTAGGAACCCCTGCCTTTGCTCTCTTCGAGAGTGGCAAGCGATATCTGCAGGCACAGGGCGTGTTTTCTGCCTCCCTATATGTCCTCATTTTTTGCGCGCCACTGAATGCTTTCCTGAACTGGTTCCTCGTCTGG AAACTCCAATGGGGCTTCATTGGGGCTCCCATCGCCGTCGTAATCACAGAAAACCTCCTCCCGCTCTGCCTGTTCACCTACGTTTATTTCTTCGTGGGGTCCGAGTGTTGGTGCGGGTTTACCAGACGAGCATTCCAGAACTGGGGCCCGATGATTCGTCTTGCGCTGCCAGGGCTGATCATGGTCGAGGCAGAGTGTCTGGCATTTGAAATTCTGACGTTGGCATCAAGCTACCTCGGCACATCCGCACTCGCAGCGCAATCTATTCTCGCAACAATCTCCAGTATTACATGGCAGATTCCGTTCCCCCTGTCTATTGCGGGTAGCACGCGGATCGCAAATTTGATCGGGGCTACCTTAGTCGATGCCGCAAAGACCACTGCGAAAGTGAGCTTCTGGGGAGCAGCCATCGTTGGCATGTTCAACATGATTCTTCTCTCGGCTTTGCGCTCGCACATCCCCAGATTGTTCAGCTCTGATCCCGAAGTCGTTGAAATTGTAGCGCAGGTGCTTCCGCTCTGCGCAGCCTTCCAGCTTTTCGATGCTCTCGCGGCAAACTGCAACGGTATTCTCCGTGGTCTGGGTCGCCAGGAAGTGGGTGGTTACATCCAATTATTTTTCTATTATGTGATTGCTATGCCTCTTAGTATGGGAACGACTTTTGCTTTGAATTGGGGTGTTATGGGCTTGTGGACTGGGGTTGCCCTTGCGCTTGCCCTTGTGTCCCTCACCGAGGCCATCTTTATCAGTCGAGCTGATTGGAATCGCTCAGTTGAGGAAGCTCTAAAGAGGAATGAGCTCACTTAA